CACCATGTACACAGATATCATGGACCCAATGCTTAATGCAGTACAGGAGCAGTTTGGTGGCAACCCCTTTGCCACTGCCACTACTCCTAATGGCACCACCGGTAGCAGCCAACCTTCAAGGACAGAGAATTGTGACCCTCTCCCCAATCCTTGGACTTCTACCTATGGAGGGTCAGATGGCAGGCAAGGAAGGCGTCTTGGGGACCAGGATTCTGAAATTAGGAATAGGGTTCCAAGCTTTCTGGGTAATATGGGGCTGTATGACTACCTCCAGCAATTACATGAGACCCCCCAATCCCTGGGAACCTTCCTGCAGGGGACCACATCCACCCTCGGCCCAAGCCAGGAACGACCACCACTAAGAAACAGAGTTCCCCCAACTTCACCCTCATCTCAGGAACCTGAGTCAGGCCAGCCTCTCCCCAAGGAGTCAGTGGCAATCAAGGAAAAGGCCACCTGCCCAGGTTTCATGAGATATCCCACAGAGAACAGTACTGGACAAGGTGGAGGCCTAGATGGTGCAGGCAAAAGCTCTACGGGACACAGCACAAACTTGCCTGATCTTGTCTCAGGGCTGGGGGATTCTGCCAATAGAGTTCCATTTGTTCCTTCACCACCTTCCTTCTTGGCAGCCACTCCTGAAATCTCTGAGCCTCCCTGGCTGCCACCACCAGCTTATCCAAGACCTCTAAGGCCAACTGGCGTGAGTCAGGTCCCACCATTGCAGGATGAGATGCACCGACAGCTGCCGTTGTTGATGCATCTTCAGGCAGCCATGGCAAACCCCCGTGCCATGCAAGCCCTGCTGCAGATTGAACAGGGTCTGCAGATCCTGGCTACTGAAGCACCTCGCCTCCTACTCTGGTTCATGCCTTGCCTAGCAGGGATGGGGAGTGCGGCAGGTGGTACAGAGTCTAGAGAAGGTGTCTTTACGTCTGaagacccaccccctcccccagctcgTGAGGTGTCCCCAGCACAGAGCACTGCAGAGATGGGCTTCCATTCTACTCCTCTCTTCCAGATGTTGCAAGCTTTAGTTAGTGCTAATCCCCAGCAGCTGCAGCCTGAGGCTCACTTCCGGGTGCAGCTGGAGCAGCTGCGGGCCATGGGCTTTCTGAATCGTGAAGCCAATCTTCAGGCCCTCATTGCCACGGGGGGTGACGTGGATGCTGCTGTGGAGAAGCTGAGGAAATCATAGGAGCCCTAGTCATTCAGGCTATATGTTTTTCTCTGCCTTTACCCCATATCCTATTACCCTGGTGTTCCCATTCTTGAATACAGCTGCACTATAAACCAAATTTACTATGATGCCCTTTACTGCAGAGACAATGTTGTTCCAGAGTCAATGAGGAAGACAAAGTGCCAGAAACAGGGTGGGGGTTCTGTGTGTGACTCAACCACCCCACCACTGTACCACTGTGGGGCCCCCGTCTGAGCTCTGCTTATGCCGTGTCTTGAGATGCAATTACATCCGCCCTCCAGTGTCAGCTGTTGCCTGAGTCTGATTTTTGTGGGCTACGAAAAAGGGGGAGGGTAAGGAAGGAGAGGTGGTGATAAAGGTTATCTCTATATGAATGGAAGGGCTTGGAGGGGAAACTAAAGGTTTGACATTAGAGGACTTCAGGTATGGAGAACAGAGAAGGAAATGTTGTTGCAACATTTTGAAGGTTGAGGCCTGCAACTATCTTGGTGTCCTTCCAGGGTTCTTCCAGACTGTGTACTCTGTAGTAGCTACCACCATATACTGTGCTCTTCAAGACTCCCTCCCATCAGCATGACAGAAGAGTGGGCAcggtttcttatttttattgccCCTGAAGACTATCCCACAGGTGGCTGTCACTCTTGGGATTTGATCCCAATCTCTGATTGGATAGAAGTAGAGCAGCAAGGATTCAGGCTGAGTTCTAATATTCCTGAATCTTACCAACTTTATAAAGTCTTTGTAGCCAGATTCAGAGGGTTGATTTCTTGCAACTCTTACAGCTCAAAAATGGTGTGTCTACCCTGGGCTCAGAATTCTGTTTGCTATTGAGAATTTAAAGGGAGTAAAAGAGTTATGATCCTTCCTTCATGAGTTTATGAACTAGTAGGAGAAACTGTTCAAATTGTGAgtatatgaaaaatattcattatatacAAGGGctttccagaaagtatccagtcaTGTAGTACGaaaaatagagatagagatgGGTGGATACTTTTTGGATAGCCCTCATATAGTTAGTTACAAACTATGTAAGTGCTATAGAGAAAAAGATGGGTAGCTCTGAAATAAC
This is a stretch of genomic DNA from Nycticebus coucang isolate mNycCou1 chromosome 14, mNycCou1.pri, whole genome shotgun sequence. It encodes these proteins:
- the UBQLN3 gene encoding ubiquilin-3, giving the protein MAKSGEALPQGTPAPVQDPHLIKVTVKTPKDKEDFSVTDTCTIQQLKKEISQRFKAHPDQLVLIFAGKILKDPDSLVQCGVRDGLTLHLVIKMQRRAMGTECPAASVPAPGPSPGSLPQSRSIFPGEGTPAFSLGVLTGLNGLGLTPGSFPDQPSSLMWQHVSVPEFVAQLIDDPFIQGLLSNTGLVRQLVLDNPHMQQLIQHNPEIGHILNNPEIMRQTLEFLRNPAMMQEMMRSQDRALSNLESIPGGYNVLRTMYTDIMDPMLNAVQEQFGGNPFATATTPNGTTGSSQPSRTENCDPLPNPWTSTYGGSDGRQGRRLGDQDSEIRNRVPSFLGNMGLYDYLQQLHETPQSLGTFLQGTTSTLGPSQERPPLRNRVPPTSPSSQEPESGQPLPKESVAIKEKATCPGFMRYPTENSTGQGGGLDGAGKSSTGHSTNLPDLVSGLGDSANRVPFVPSPPSFLAATPEISEPPWLPPPAYPRPLRPTGVSQVPPLQDEMHRQLPLLMHLQAAMANPRAMQALLQIEQGLQILATEAPRLLLWFMPCLAGMGSAAGGTESREGVFTSEDPPPPPAREVSPAQSTAEMGFHSTPLFQMLQALVSANPQQLQPEAHFRVQLEQLRAMGFLNREANLQALIATGGDVDAAVEKLRKS